Proteins from a single region of Macaca thibetana thibetana isolate TM-01 chromosome 4, ASM2454274v1, whole genome shotgun sequence:
- the GCM2 gene encoding chorion-specific transcription factor GCMb — MPAAAVQDTVGVCSYGMQLSWDINDPQMPQELALFDQFREWPDGYVRFIYSSDEKKAQRHLSGWAMRNTNNHNGHILKKSCLGVVVCAQACALPDGSRLQLRPAICDKARLKQQKKACPNCHSALELIPCRGHSGYPVTNFWRLDGNAIFFQAKGVHDHPRPESKSETEARRSAIKRQMASFYQPQKKRIRESEAEENQDSSGHFSNIPPLENPEDFDIATETSFPIPGQPCPSFPNSDSYKATCDLAIFQGDKMPPFQKYSSPRIYLPRPPCSYELANPGYTNTSPYPTLYKDSTSIPNDTDWVHLNTLQYNVNSYSSYERSFDFTNKEHGWKPALGKPSLVERTDHGPFQAMATRPYYNPELPCRYLTTPPPGAPALQTVITTTTKVSYQAYQPPAMKYSDSVRELKSLSSCNYAPEDTGMSVYPEAWGPPVTVTRATSPSGPLPMKIAGDCRAIRPAVAIPHEPVSSRTDEAETWDVCLSGLGCAISYSDRAGPFFTYNNEDF; from the exons GAGCTGGCCCTCTTCGACCAGTTCCGAGAGTGGCCTGATGGCTATGTGCGCTTCATCTACAGCAGTGATGAGAAGAAGGCTCAGCGTCACCTGAGCGGCTGGGCCATGCGCAACACCAACAACCACAATGGCCACATCCTCAAGAAGTcctgcctgggtgtggtggtgtgtgcacaGGCCTGCGCCCTGCCCGACGGTTCCCGCCTGCAGCTGCGGCCAGCCATCTGCGACAAGGCACGGCTGAAACAGCAGA AGAAGGCATGCCCTAACTGTCATTCTGCTTTGGAGTTGATTCCTTGTCGAGGGCACAGCGGATACCCTGTAACCAACTTTTGGCGGCTTGACGGCAACGCGATCTTTTTTCAG GCCAAGGGAGTTCATGATCACCCAAGACCGGAGAGCAAATCGGAGACAGAAGCTAGAAGAAGCGCCATCAAGAGACAAATGGCCTCTTTCTACCAACCCCAGAAAAAGAGAATTCGAGAATCCGAG GCAGAAGAAAATCAAGACAGCAGTGGTCATTTCAGCAACATACCTCCCTTGGAAAATCCAGAAGACTTTGATATAGCTACTGAAACCAGCTTCCCTATTCCGGGGCAGCCTTGCCCTTCCTTCCCAAACTCTGATTCTTACAAAGCTACCTGTGACCTAGCCATCTTTCAAGGAGACAAAATGCCACCCTTTCAGAAATACTCAAGCCCAAGAATCTATTTGCCTAGGCCACCTTGCAGCTATGAATTGGCAAACCCTGGTTATACAAATACGAGCCCATATCCCACCCTTTATAAGGATTCCACCAGTATCCCTAATGACACAGACTGGGTTCATCTGAACACACTACAATATAATGTCAATTCATACAGCAGCTATGAGAGAAGCTTTGATTTCACCAACAAAGAGCATGGCTGGAAACCAGCTCTTGGAAAGCCCAGCCTTGTGGAGAGGACTGACCATGGGCCGTTTCAGGCCATGGCCACTCGCCCTTATTATAACCCAGAGCTTCCCTGCAGGTACCTCACGACTCCGCCACCAGGTGCCCCTGCCCTACAAACTGTGATTACCACCACCACTAAAGTGTCCTACCAGGCCTACCAGCCCCCTGCTATGAAATACAGTGACAGTGTGCGAGAGTTGAAGAGCCTTTCGAGCTGTAACTACGCTCCTGAAGATACTGGGATGTCTGTCTATCCAGAAGCCTGGGGTCCTCCAGTGACAGTCACCAGGGCTACCTCTCCTTCAGGGCCACTTCCTATGAAAATTGCAGGAGATTGCCGGGCCATCAGACCTGCTGTGGCTATTCCCCACGAGCCAGTTTCCTCTAGGACAGATGAAGCAGAGACTTGGGATGTGTGTCTGTCTGGGCTGGGCTGTGCAATCAGTTACTCAGATAGAGCGGGTCCCTTCTTTACCTATAACAATGAGGATTTTTGA